The Thermus brockianus genome window below encodes:
- a CDS encoding ornithine cyclodeaminase codes for MPSYRELAEAIRKVLLDGAVAPRRQVLSLPWGQFLAMPAADEEVAVCKLVTVAPGKTPMVQAEVWAKRLGTGEVFHLPGEELTKRRTAALSLLAATLLAPRREGALLVVGPGAQGEAHLEAFAEGFPLTRVLVRGRGRERVLAFLERARALGLEASEWREEEVPEDVAFIVTATPSPTPVLPSQVPEGVFLAAVGSFRPGMREVPEALVAQAALYCDTEDALVEAGELQGLDRPVIPLREALRGRRAEGRFVLFKSVGHALFDLAAVRAYLGL; via the coding sequence ATGCCGAGCTATAGGGAACTGGCGGAGGCCATCCGCAAGGTCCTGCTGGATGGGGCCGTGGCCCCTAGGCGGCAGGTGTTGTCCCTCCCCTGGGGGCAGTTTCTGGCCATGCCGGCTGCGGACGAAGAGGTGGCGGTGTGCAAGCTGGTGACCGTGGCGCCGGGGAAGACCCCCATGGTCCAGGCGGAGGTGTGGGCCAAGCGCCTGGGCACGGGGGAGGTCTTCCACCTGCCGGGGGAGGAGCTCACCAAGAGGCGCACCGCCGCCCTTTCCCTCCTGGCTGCTACCCTCCTTGCCCCTAGGCGGGAGGGGGCCCTCCTGGTGGTGGGGCCGGGGGCCCAAGGGGAGGCCCACCTCGAGGCCTTCGCCGAGGGCTTTCCCCTGACCCGGGTCCTGGTGCGGGGGAGGGGCCGGGAAAGGGTCTTAGCCTTCTTGGAGCGGGCGAGGGCCCTTGGGCTAGAGGCCTCCGAGTGGCGGGAGGAGGAGGTTCCCGAGGACGTGGCCTTTATCGTCACCGCCACCCCAAGCCCCACCCCTGTCCTGCCCTCCCAGGTGCCCGAGGGGGTCTTCCTGGCGGCGGTGGGGAGTTTCCGCCCGGGGATGCGGGAGGTGCCAGAGGCCCTGGTGGCCCAGGCAGCCCTCTACTGCGACACGGAGGACGCCCTCGTGGAGGCCGGGGAGCTTCAGGGGCTAGACCGCCCCGTAATCCCCTTGCGGGAGGCCCTTCGGGGCAGGCGCGCGGAAGGGCGCTTTGTCCTCTTCAAGAGCGTGGGCCACGCCCTCTTTGACCTGGCGGCGGTGCGGGCCTACTTGGGCCTATAG